From the Musa acuminata AAA Group cultivar baxijiao chromosome BXJ3-1, Cavendish_Baxijiao_AAA, whole genome shotgun sequence genome, the window ttccttctcccttAGATGCCACTCATAGATTGGAGTGAAGTCACAGAGCTCAAATTTCTTAATGATGTGGTTCTTACCAAGTATTTGCCGCCAATCATACATGAAGTTCTCAATAAATTGTTTTTTGGTGGCATACTCTGTGTCCTTCATAACAGCAAACATTGTTGCAACCTGCAACCAGAGAGATTCAGAAGTCAAAGAAAAAAGTTTTAAATTTGTAAGTCATCAAATTTAAAGGCTACTGGTCTATTCTGAAAGTAGCAGAAAAAAATGAAAGACGAGAACAAATGCTAGAATTATACAAGTAATGCAAACATCTGTTAAACCTAACCTCCTCTTGTTCAGGAGTCAAATCAACTGGCTGTCCATTATAGAGCATTTTAACCCCATGAGGCTTGTATGGAGGGGGAAAAATAACACCATTGTGCTCCAAGGTAGTCCATTTCTGGCCCCCACCAGATCCAGGAGGCACCTTCAAGGTCTTTGAAAATTTAGAATCCTTCATTTTCTTCTTCATTTGCTTGCTATCTTTCTTGAATGATGAAGTCTTTTTTAACAAATTCTTGGTCGTTGATGTGCTGTTAGAAGAGACTGACTTTTTCATTCTTTGTGCAATTGGTATGTGATCATTATCATCTTCTTTTACCTCTTTCTTTACAGCAACTTCATTTTTAACGTTCACAAGAAAAGAGGTTTCAGAAACCTTTACTTTCTTAATTGATGAAGAATCTGAAGTCTTAGTATCACCTAGAGCACGCTTTTGACCACCTTTGGGGGGCCTAATTTCTTTGCTGGCTTCCTTCTTGCTAGAAGCATTAAACTTCAACTTTGGAGACAGAGACTTCTGATATGAGTCTGGATTTTTCACAGATGAACCACCAAAGACCTTCGACTGAAACCTAGAGATAAGTGGTTTTTCATCTTCTGAATCATCTGAATCTTCCTTGATGTTTGAATTCACTTTCATAGATGGATGTGAAGTGGGTTTCGCAGATTGAGGTAACTTCACAACATGTGAGGGGCCACCTGTACTGCACGCTGCTATAGAAGAAATCTTGGAGCTCAATGGTTTATTGTCATCAGAATCATTAGATTCCTCATTTCTAATGATTGGCTTGTCCACAATCATCTTATTTGTGttattttttgcaaaataatgatcTGAAGAATGTTTGAGTATCTTTTCAGAGTCCATAAAAAATTTCTTCTGAACTGCCACAGAAGCTGAATTGAGTCTATGGCTCAATGGTTTATCATCATCCGAATCATCTGAATTCTGAACTTCAGCAATTGATTCATCTTGATGTTGTGGTTTTACATGACTGGTTGTTGATTTACAATTGGAAGAATGTTTTGTCAGGGCAGGTATTGAAGAATGTGAACTTGAGCTTGAAACAAAAGGCTTCTCAATTGTCGCCTTTGCTGTAGGAAACATTTGATTATTTTGCAATCGAGAGTCATAAGCAATTTGACTAGATTCAAGACACAAACCATCATGCTTCTGAGGAGCTGTCTTCCTTGAAGCGGAGCTCGACCGAACTTGTTTCGATGAAGAGTTTGACCTCTTAAAAGTAATAGGTCCCTCCTCATCTTCTCCGCTGTCATTCATAACCCGGTTGATGCAACCATGTATAGACATTAGCTAGGGTTTAGCTTCTGTCAGCGTATACCAAGTTCTACCTGAAATacacttaaaaattaaaatttaagaaaCTTAAGCAACAGATGCACAAGATTTTAGTCTACTCACAATAAATAAGAAAATCTTAGCTTAGTTTCCATCACAAAATTTCAAATCTCGGTTCTGTGAGCCTCTAATCAGTCAGACTTCTTGATTCACATGCTTCATGTTTTAAGTGTTTCTGTCTGTTTAAAGATGGTGGAGTGTACTGATATCACATCTTGGACTCAAGTAACAAGATGTATCATACTGAAGACACTTGCAAGCTACAAAAAAGGAAATACTCAGAAAATGTGAAGAGAAATCCTAGCCTCACATCAATCGGTTCCAGAACACTTGGATCTACTTCTCATGCACGGAAACTTACTGCCCACGATTACACAGACAATTATTCCACATCAGATGCGAAACCCTAAAACAAATCTTGATCGAGCAGATGACTATTACAGAAGCCATACATTTTCTAGAACTAAGGATGCACATCCATGGACTGTCCATGACATGTACGATCAGTAATTCCTACTGTTGATTTAATACACAATTCATCACCAACAAAGAAACGGCACACGCCGAGGCTGAATACACCAAGAACCGAAGAAATTTTCTTCCATCGACCGACAAATCCACAGCAAACACAACAAAACCATCAGATTACGGAACACCGATCGAGCAGAAACCGATAAACGCCACGCGAATCGCGGCTTATAGGAGAACCAACCTGAATTGTTTCCCTCTGAAGGGGGGCGGGTGAGGAAAGGGGAAGGCGCGGCTGATCGAGAAGCGATTTATGCAGCGAGTTTGAGCTTCGGATCAGGAAGGAGGTAAGGTTTCTTGGAGGGCGTAATGCTCCCGTACGCCTCCGCTCCTTCAGCTCGCCTTATCACTCTCTCCTCcccaaccctctctctctctctctctctctctccctctctctctcacccTTTTGGCCCTTCTCTTTTGTTGGCTGCCCCAAATCCAGACAGGACTCCGTCGCTTCTTGATCAACAATATTTCAGAAAACACCCTCTGGTTCATGAAATTATATAcatatttgtttttcttgtcTTGGACAAAATTATCCACCAAATTACGATTCGGATCGGGTTGGGTCAGATTGAATCTTATATATTGATATTAAgccttattaattatttttatttatatatatgtatatatataatatttataaactttgtaacgataaatatacatatatgtattctTTTGATAGTGTTAGGGTAGATTTTGATTATCCATAAGTTGATTTGGAGCTAATCTAGTTCCTTTCACGATATGAATCTTGTAAAACTATGTTAGGGTACTTCTGACAATGTCCTTTTGAAGCTGGGTCGACACCGGATAGATCAGATGTTCAATCTCTTATGACATGTTTGTGCACCCCCTTTTATAATGGGTGTTTCGAATTATTTACACTCATTTattatgtagtttatatattaatggGAGTTTGAAGTTCGATCATAACTACCATCAGCCTGAATATGGGAttatataattatcttttataTGGTATTAATTGAGCATcatccaattaatttttctttaaaGATGGTCAATAAGATGTTGAAGTGATAATAAATGATTAACGAAGTACTCCATCATGTCAATCACATGAAGCCCATTGGTTGGCTACATGGAGCTAACATGTCCTCTTTGTAGAAATGATGTCTTAGTTATATGAGGCCAATGCATATTTCTCGTGGAACTCATGTGTCGATTATGTAGAGTCGATTTGTTAAACCAATAGCTCGATCGTGTTGGTTATAATAGAGTCAACTAGTTGACAAGTAACATCGACATATCAATCACTTCATCTTTGCCCTAACAAATAGTTAAAATTATAGGTATTCCAAAGTTAACCATTAGTTAATTTATGTTATTATCTAAAGTTAatcattagatatatatatatatatatatatatatatatatatatatatatatatatatatatatatatatatatatatatatatatatatatatgctatttcTACACTTTATAAGGATACGTATATAAAAAAGAAATTCTTTTTTGTCTAATCCACAATTAAAGTCTAGCAATTAGAATCTTAAATTGGAATGGATAGAAATGGAGTAGGTCAACCTCATGAAGTCCATGAAGAAATCTTATCCACATTGTTCACATGCATGAGCTTTGGAAGAGAAAGGTGTCATACAATCCACATCCACCATTCACAATTAGTTTAGCTCATGTGAGTAAATTTTGACTTGATATAGACTGTTTGCAAGTAGACACTAATTTAATATCCTTAAACACATACTAACCCTTTTTGCCTTTTGATTACCTAATTTTGATATGGAAATAAGACCAGCTTAGAAATCACCTATATTGAGAATTGTGTTCATCGACTTGGACTTCTTCACAAATGTTATGGTGTTGTtgagaaaatattttaaatttatgttgagaaAATATGTCTTAATTTACAAATATAGGTTAACTATGttattatctttagtattttcatctttatattttaaaaagttacagTGATATAATTATGGAAGTGGAATAATTATGTCCATTTATCATAACAATATTAGATTTTATCGataaaacatgaaaataaaaaggtaaaaagataattttaacgttgaACGATAATGTTGTTGGCGTATGTGGTGGTAGACCCCTCCCCCTACCCCTTGGTCCCTAATGTTAAGCGATCGTCGCCCTCCGCCTCCTCAACCACTTCATCGCCACTATCGCTTTCGTCTCCCTCCtcgttcttcccttctccttctccaccctTGACCCGACGTTGAGCACGTCCACCACCTTTCCCATGACAACTCTGTTACTGCTCTCATCCATGCCCTCTCCTTCCTCCGCCCTGGCATCATCTCCTGGTCTCATTTCCTCTCCAACTTCTTCATCAATTGGACCTACTATCTCGCCACTGATCTCGGCATTCCATATGTCATCTTTTATTCATTCGTCATTTCCATCCTTAACTATGTTTGGTGACAAATGCTCCTCGACGGAGGAGGCGTGTGTCTGCTATGGCTGGTGTACATTTGCTTCAAGAGTTAGTACACGTTGACAAAGGCCCAAATCAATAGGATTACGACATGGCTGGAGAAGAGTGGGGTCCGCTTCCTATGAGCACTTGGCGAGTCAACGATGACACTGGAGGGAGTGAGAGGGATGGTGGTGCGAGGATGGATGCCACACGGGTGGCGATCTTGGGCCACACTTAATGGCTTcgttctgttgggaaatctagggcagCATCATATGTgcaatggaagaatagaaaacacaaTCCCATAATTTTTCGTAAGAAAAGAAGGttccatcgtcgtgcgaagattgatgtgcaaagACTAGTCAAATAAAAAACTACGCATATAAAAAAGATGTGTTAgatagggagattatatattccTAAAAACCTACATATCTATGAGAGATGATGAATgatgtcaactatcctcctctctagcggtcacTCACATGACaggggctgcgaagatgctcctcaaattgctaCACAGACCTTCTTTTCATGTACATCACAGGATCAAGAAGTGATCTACCGTTCTTGTTATGCACACACCCCAAGCTGCTGGCTAAGGATGAGAGATGGAGAAAAGAATAAAAGTGACAGACAAAAAGGGGTTTAGCTTATAACTCTTTGATTCTATCATATTTATAGATGTCTCTATAAACTTATAATATTTCTATACGATACATAAGAAATGATATGAAATACATTATTATTGCATGACTACACATGGTTGACTAGTCAATCATCAAAAGACATGTGACCAACACGTAGCATCTGAAGATATATAATTGTCATGAGTGACACGTGGTTGAACGATCGATCGTCCAAACCTTATGATCGACACAGTCAACCAATATGAGTTTTAAGTGCAATAAACATTATGCTATGCCTCCACCCCTTTTGCAGTTGATGTTTCTAAGTATAATCGTCCCCTAAGTCGCTTATAAAAGTGATCAAAGTATACCCTCAACTTACTTTTTGCAAGTTTGGTGTATCGCAAACCTGAGATGAATTTAGAACGAATATCAATTGAATCTTAATCATTTTCTTAGTTCAAACAATCAAAACAATCAAAATATGCAAGATCCAAATATTACTTTCCAACGACTATTTGACACCTCATTTGatcttaaaataatataatattttcaccCTTCTTTGCATTAATGATTGATGTGATTTGTCTCTAAACCAAATGTAAAATGTGTAGAAAACATTTTAATCCTTATTATGTCTAGAATTTCATTTGTACACTACCATAATtaatatttgattatatttaaaaatattagtgGATTGAATTTTTTTTAGGTATGCACGTCTATTCaacttatttaaaataaatataaatattatcaatcgaTCTGAAACGAAAAGTTTAGTTAACTATATAATTATCCGAGTTAAAGTAAATTAAAATCTCATGAATATCTTATTCATTGTCATTAAGGAATTATTAATACCTAATCAGGTTTAAAGTTCGATCAATTAGTAATTTACTTGTTGGGGTGAGTGGGATCCACTGTTTACACGGTTGGAAATTGCATTCTCGAAGCGCATCCCGTCTTCCGCGTCCCTCCATCCCGTGATCGAGCGAGCTAGCGCCGAAACGGGAATTTCACGGTGCTGTGTAAAGGCATGGTTGGAGGGGATCCCAGAATGGGCCGGCTGTCGGGCCTGGACCCCATCAGAGGGGCTCATCTGCCAGCCAATCATCCGGCGAGGTTTCCGAGGGCGCTGTGCGCGGGGATGGGTACGGTTGCGTGCGTATCACGTGACTTAGTATAAAAGTTCGATCCATTCGTAATATACCTCGCTGGGGTGACGTGGATCCGCTGCTTCCATTGATGGAAATTGCAATGTCGAAGCTCCTCCCACGTCTTCCGCGTCCCAACCCAAGTTTGAGTGCGCTAGTACCGACTGACATGGGAATTCACGGTATAGTTTAAAGGCATGGTTGGAGGGGAATCCCATGCGTTCTGGCGGTGGGCTGGGCCCTACCGGTGGGCCTAAGCTGCCCAGCCAATCATCAGGCGAGGCTTCCGAGGGCAGTGAGCTGGGGGGACGGGCTAAGGTCGCGTGCGGATCACGTGGCTCTTATTTTAATTCCCAAAAAGCCCTTCTGGAGGGCGTTTTGGTCATTATGAGTTCTCCGCACTATTCTAAAGAGAGACctaagagagagatagagagacagAAGAGGGAggtaagaaagagagagagagagagagagagagagagagaaggggcggGCGATTTGAGTTTTTGTTTGTGTCTCCGTCTGTGGAGTCGGCGTTAGATGGTGTTGGGCCCGCCATCGCCATGGTATCGGACCAGGAGATCGCCAGCTGCGTTGAGTCCGTCCTCCGGCAGTCTGACCCCGCCGCCGGCGCCGCATCCCTCACCGGCGTCGTCCGCCAGGTCGAGGCCAAGCTAGGACTCGATCTCTCCCACAAGGCCGCCTTCATCCGCGACCAGATCGAACTCCTCCTCGGCCCCTCCCGCCCCCCGGCCCCTTCTCATGCTCATCCTCCTCATTCCCAGCTGCCGGCTTCCCATAACCCCTACGTTCTCCTCCACCAACTCCCCCTCCAGCAACAGATCCCCCCTCACCAGCCCGCCTCCTCAGCCGGCGTCGCAGCCCCCGTCCCCTTTCCCCACCAGCACCACCCCGGCGTCGCCTTCCAGTACCCCCCGCCCCCACCACTTCCCGCTGCTGCCGTCGTGGCGGCGTATCACCTTCAGCAGCAGCTCCACCAGGCGCCACAGGGGGTCACCACTGCTGTTCGTCCTGCGCCTGTGACTGGGGCTGTGGGCGCACCGAAGGAAAGGTGCCGTCTTTATGCTTAGAACGCATCCCATCCCTCTTAGACGAGGGTTTCGTATCAAGCATTTGGTTCTTAGTTTGTGCTGTGGTTGCGTCTTCCAAAAAACATTCCTCATTTTTCTTTCCCAGCACGAGCTTGTATTTAAGCTTTCAGGTGGCTTTAGTAGAAAAAAGGAACTCAAAAGGATTAATTCGATATTTGGGTTTTAGGTTTAACGCCACAAATTAGAGTTTTTCTCGAAACTCATGAAACTAATTAGGCTTAAGTGAATTAGTTTAGGTAATTTAATTTCTCATTTTCAAGTTAATGTTTAAATTGATCCAAGATTATACAAGAGTACCCGAAAATGAAAAAATAGTGCATGATCAACAAGTGAATGTATGGACTAGAAGCTTCTTCTTTCTTCGTGGTGAATGAACTAAATGGAGTTGAGAGTGTTGCTTTAACATCTACTAGAAGGTGATTGCTGCCTAGTTTGCATTTTTGTTAAGTGTTACTTCAACATCTCCTGGAACAGGACATCCCTTTGTGAACTATCTACTAGGCTCACATGTCATTAATCTTGCAATAAGAATCCTGGAAACAAAACCATAAAACCAGACATAAGCCAGTGGCTCTTTTTACctcctctttttttccttttggagTGCATTGATGTCGGTTTGGCCATATTGAAATTatgtaataatattttatttgtctCTGATGAGGCTATGTTTAACTTTCTAACATCCATATTTTACCATTTCCTTGGTAAGGCATGTAGATTTGTGGTTATCATCAATCTTCTGATTTTTTTGACTCGTTATTCTTTTTAGCTTCATCTCTTTTCTTGGCTTGCACAAGCGCAGAAGAGGTAGAGTTGAAACGCCATATTCGTCACTGAATGCAGGTTTAAATATCATAGTAAATTTGTTTGTGATAGAGAAATATTGTTGTTCTTCCAAAATTTTTAATGTTGGAAAATCAGCGAATCTTGCTTATTGTATGCATGTACAATCACAACTCAAGAACAAGGTCTACATAGTCCTTTAGCTTCTGGATGTACACTTGCAGCCAATCCCATAACAAAAGAGGATTGGCTATTTGAATATACGCTTGCAACTTGCAACCAATCCCATAATGTTTGGCCTGTTGGTTTGATGGGAAAGAGCTTGGCCATAACATGGTGGACTTAGAAGGAACAAAAATGTAGATGCCAGAACCTAGATAATGCAGAACATTGAGGTCAAGGTCTACTAGTCCATTAGCCTCTGGATGTGCATTTGCAGCCAATTCCACAATAGAAGCAGATTGGCTATGTACACTGCAGCCAGTTCCATAACAGAAGCAGATTGGCCTCTTGGATGGCATGGAGATAGGACGGGAAGGAGATTGACTACAACATGGTGCACCTAAAGGAACAGAAAGTGAAATAGTTGCTAAAACCTAGATAATGAATAACATATATAACCTTGTTCCCTCCCTAGGATAAGTTATACTTAAATTTCACGAAACTTCAATGAAAATACTGAATGAAGTTTCATCACTTGGAATAAATAGGCTTACAATTACTTAGGTTGATATATTTGATCAATTTGAAAAGAAAgaaatcttatgcataaatccTGTCGTGTACGATTAAAGTTGGGATTTTATCTTTTCTGAATATGTTGGTAAATCAACTAAGCACGAACTTCATTCTCTGGATGTTGTTTGATTTCCCATAATGAaggatatttttttttcatttgttgaTAATTAATGCATCTGCTAACTTTCTATGCCAAGAAATATGCATCTTTGTGATGTTTGTGTTTCTTACTAATATTTAATCTTTGGTGCAGTGCTCCACCTAGAGCTAAAAGAAGAGGTGGTCCTGGAGGTCTAAATAAAGTTTGTGGTGTTTCACCTGAACTCCAGCCCATTGTTGGCGAGGCAGCAATGTCAAGAACTCAGGTTCTATTTTCAATCAACACTTTGATGTGTGTAACAAATTGCTTTGATCTATGTGTGGAATACTAATTGCACATATCTCTGTTCAGATTGTAAAGCAGCTATGGGCTTACATCCGGCAAAATAATCTCCAAGATCCTAACAACAAGAGGAAGATTATCTGCAATGATGAACTACGACGGGTGTTTGAGACTGACAGTACTGACATGTTTAAAATGAACAAGCTGTTAGCTAAGCATATTATTCCACTTGATGATCCAAGTATGTCAATCATCTCATGTGCTTAAGCATGCTTGTATGTCATGATGACCTGAATGAATTTAAATCTACTTATTTTGCAGAGGATACAGGTCCTGAACCCAAAAAGCTAAAGGCTGCCGATGTTGCTGCAACTGAAGTTACCGAACCTGCTTCTGATGAATACCCTCTGTTTATTTCTGATGCATTGGTCAAGTTTTTTGGAAGTGATGAACGAGAAATGCTCCAATCTGAGGCTTTGAGTCGTATATGGGATTACATAAAAGCCAACCAGCTGGAAGTAAGTTCCAGCAATGAGTACAATATTGGCATTTAACtttttacaacaaagatcaataaaatatcttataatcatGCATTTGGATCCTTGTTTTCAGgtctttaatttaatttttttatcttccaTTATTACGCTGATTTTCCTCCCTTTTTCACTATGTCTCTATGATGTCCTACTTTGACTATGTTAATTATGGCATTTTTGTTTAGTTCAACAGCTTTCACTGTTTTACAATGTATTTCTCTGCTACCAGTATATGTTATTTTTGAACAGCAAgtaatatcatattattatttaataattaatgaAAACAAACTATTAACATGTGTCAGAGGATCCCATTTTGACCTTATATCTTTTGTGCAAAAGACAGAGTGTTTGTTGCCATGCGCATTGCCATTGCCATTAAACATATACAGTTCAGACTTCAGACATAAGTTGTGGTTGGTCAATACATACTGGATATGATAGTTAGGGTATATTTAAATCCCAAAAATTCTGGGTATACTTGGATGATACTTCTTGGGTATTATTTGTGAAGTTTTTCTTGTTATTACATGAAATGCTAATGTGTGGCAATCAATTCATGTTGTCTCATTATATTATTAGTCTCTACTATTTTGGTCTCTGAAGATCAGTCTCTTGTGAAATTACTTTATTTTGTAAGAGATGCTTATAATTTCTTGTAATGATGGATATTATACTGACAAGGTTTCTAGTGTGATAAATGCTTCAGTTGGTTTGGGTGAAACTGCTCAGTTGTCAGGGTCATAAATGCttcatttcaaaaaatattaatgaatAAGAAGTTGGTTTGGGTGGAACCATTCTCCTGTTTGATAACAGGATGGATCCGGTTCACTGGATCATTTTTATTGTAGATCATCATGCTCCAATTGTCTAATTCTTGCCAATAGTATGGACAAGTATTTTAACTCCAAGGATAGGTTGGGAGTCTTTTTTTTAATACCTATCCCTAAATCTGATGAAGATCAGGAACCTGTGGCCAGAGTCATTTTCTGTGCCCTCATCTGTGGATTCAGTTTCCAAGATTGGGAACAATGACTACCATAACAATAGATGTTAACATCAGTAGCATATCTTCACATACTAATGGATCAAAACAAGCTTGAGAACTCATTAACAATCCAATTAAATTTTAAATGGATGAAAATGCTTTTAGTTATATGTTTacctaattttattttattacttcAGTGATGACCAACAACATTACTTTTTGAAGAAACATCGAGGTTAGTGGGACTGGGATTGACCCTAGTGCTTGGGATTGAGACCAGTAAGAACAGATCAGGACTGTCAAGAAAATAGATCTTGGAATAGGGAGTTGGGACAGTAAAAGAAAGTAAGTAAAAGAAGGCAAAGATGTAAGTGTGAAATATATAACTTTTGAGATCTGTTAATAAGAATTCTAGGTCTAGTTTGCAAAATTTATGTTCTACTATAAGTGCATGCCAGTTCATTACAACTT encodes:
- the LOC103993508 gene encoding DNA topoisomerase 1 isoform X2, with amino-acid sequence MSIHGCINRVMNDSGEDEEGPITFKRSNSSSKQVRSSSASRKTAPQKHDAKATIEKPFVSSSSSHSSIPALTKHSSNCKSTTSHVKPQHQDESIAEVQNSDDSDDDKPLSHRLNSASVAVQKKFFMDSEKILKHSSDHYFAKNNTNKMIVDKPIIRNEESNDSDDNKPLSSKISSIAACSTGGPSHVVKLPQSAKPTSHPSMKVNSNIKEDSDDSEDEKPLISRFQSKVFGGSSVKNPDSYQKSLSPKLKFNASSKKEASKEIRPPKGGQKRALGDTKTSDSSSIKKVKVSETSFLVNVKNEVAVKKEVKEDDNDHIPIAQRMKKSVSSNSTSTTKNLLKKTSSFKKDSKQMKKKMKDSKFSKTLKVPPGSGGGQKWTTLEHNGVIFPPPYKPHGVKMLYNGQPVDLTPEQEEVATMFAVMKDTEYATKKQFIENFMYDWRQILGKNHIIKKFELCDFTPIYEWHLREKEKKKQMSGEEKKALKEEKMKQEEKYMWAIVDGVKEKVGNFRVEPPGLFRGRGEHPKMGKLKKRIRPRDITINIGKNAPIPECPIPGERWKEVKHDNTVTWLAFWNDPINPKEFKYVFLAASSSLKGQSDKEKYEKARRLTDCIQNIRANYTRDFSSKDPTKRQIAVATYLIDKLALRAGNEKDDDEADTVGCCTLKVENVELVPPNMLKFDFLGKDSIRYLNTVEVELPVYKAIGEFQTAKKSGGGRKGKGDDLFDLLDTSKLNAHLKELMPGLTAKVFRTYNASITLDDILNKETKDGTLPEKIAVYQHANKEVAIICNHQRSVSKSHESQMSRLNEKINDLKAQRDELNMDLNRARKGKPPLKDKEGKTKKNLSPDVIEKKLVQVDAKIEKMELDKRIKEDLKTVALGTSKINYLDPRISVAWCKRHEVPIEKIFNKSLLAKFAWAMDVIMEALL
- the LOC103993508 gene encoding DNA topoisomerase 1 alpha isoform X1, with the protein product MSIHGCINRVMNDSGEDEEGPITFKRSNSSSKQVRSSSASRKTAPQKHDAKATIEKPFVSSSSSHSSIPALTKHSSNCKSTTSHVKPQHQDESIAEVQNSDDSDDDKPLSHRLNSASVAVQKKFFMDSEKILKHSSDHYFAKNNTNKMIVDKPIIRNEESNDSDDNKPLSSKISSIAACSTGGPSHVVKLPQSAKPTSHPSMKVNSNIKEDSDDSEDEKPLISRFQSKVFGGSSVKNPDSYQKSLSPKLKFNASSKKEASKEIRPPKGGQKRALGDTKTSDSSSIKKVKVSETSFLVNVKNEVAVKKEVKEDDNDHIPIAQRMKKSVSSNSTSTTKNLLKKTSSFKKDSKQMKKKMKDSKFSKTLKVPPGSGGGQKWTTLEHNGVIFPPPYKPHGVKMLYNGQPVDLTPEQEEVATMFAVMKDTEYATKKQFIENFMYDWRQILGKNHIIKKFELCDFTPIYEWHLREKEKKKQMSGEEKKALKEEKMKQEEKYMWAIVDGVKEKVGNFRVEPPGLFRGRGEHPKMGKLKKRIRPRDITINIGKNAPIPECPIPGERWKEVKHDNTVTWLAFWNDPINPKEFKYVFLAASSSLKGQSDKEKYEKARRLTDCIQNIRANYTRDFSSKDPTKRQIAVATYLIDKLALRAGNEKDDDEADTVGCCTLKVENVELVPPNMLKFDFLGKDSIRYLNTVEVELPVYKAIGEFQTAKKSGGGRKGKGDDLFDLLDTSKLNAHLKELMPGLTAKVFRTYNASITLDDILNKETKDGTLPEKIAVYQHANKEVAIICNHQRSVSKSHESQMSRLNEKINDLKAQRDELNMDLNRARKGKPPLKDKEGKTKKNLSPDVIEKKLVQVDAKIEKMELDKRIKEDLKTVALGTSKINYLDPRISVAWCKRHEVPIEKIFNKSLLAKFAWAMDVDPDFRF
- the LOC103993495 gene encoding formin-like protein 18, with translation MVSDQEIASCVESVLRQSDPAAGAASLTGVVRQVEAKLGLDLSHKAAFIRDQIELLLGPSRPPAPSHAHPPHSQLPASHNPYVLLHQLPLQQQIPPHQPASSAGVAAPVPFPHQHHPGVAFQYPPPPPLPAAAVVAAYHLQQQLHQAPQGVTTAVRPAPVTGAVGAPKESAPPRAKRRGGPGGLNKVCGVSPELQPIVGEAAMSRTQIVKQLWAYIRQNNLQDPNNKRKIICNDELRRVFETDSTDMFKMNKLLAKHIIPLDDPKDTGPEPKKLKAADVAATEVTEPASDEYPLFISDALVKFFGSDEREMLQSEALSRIWDYIKANQLEDSSNMSILCDSKLQELFGCESLPISGISDMLANHLFKKS